The following are encoded together in the Cicer arietinum cultivar CDC Frontier isolate Library 1 chromosome 2, Cicar.CDCFrontier_v2.0, whole genome shotgun sequence genome:
- the LOC101507561 gene encoding glucan endo-1,3-beta-glucosidase 4 → MTTSMLKLMFPLLFLSMILSKNANAEFELWCVADEQTTDTELQAALDWACGKGGANCSKIQQNQPCYFPNTLKDHASYAFNSYFQKLKHDGGSCFFRGAAITTEVDPSHGSCQYDFIP, encoded by the exons ATGACAACATCCATGTTGAAGTTAATGTTTCCTCTACTCTTCCTATCCATGATTCTTTCAAAAAATG CGAACGCCGAATTCGAGCTATGGTGTGTAGCTGATGAGCAGACCACTGACACTGAGTTACAGGCAGCATTGGATTGGGCTTGTGGGAAAGGAGGTGCAAATTGTAGCAAAATTCAACAGAACCAACCTTGTTATTTTCCAAACACATTGAAAGACCATGCTTCTTATGCCTTCAACAGTTACTTTCAGAAGTTGAAGCATGATGGTGGTTCTTGTTTCTTCAGAGGTGCTGCCATTACAACAGAAGTTGATCCTA GTCATGGTTCTTGCCAATATGACTTCATTCCCTAA